A stretch of Anoplopoma fimbria isolate UVic2021 breed Golden Eagle Sablefish chromosome 4, Afim_UVic_2022, whole genome shotgun sequence DNA encodes these proteins:
- the slc25a48 gene encoding solute carrier family 25 member 48: MQSFRVDDFIAGLIGGGSSVVVGHPLDTVKTRLQAGTGYRNTLHCILTIYRKETVMGFFKGMSFPLASNTIYNSVVFGFFSNTQRLISQYRYGDGRHPCGMVDLTVASMLTGLMSVGLGAPVDLVKIRLQMQTQTVRAENLNLAGNVSNGSNIPLRSINMPSQRLYRGPIHCISSILQTEGLQGLYRGAGAMILRDVPGYTLYFIPYTIFCNLMKPDSTSSIHPGSIWLAGGLAGSISWVTATPADVVKSRLQADAQLQRKYKGIVHCIVQSYKTEGAQVFFRGASVNAIRGFPMSSTMFLTYELSLKFFRSL; the protein is encoded by the exons ATGCAGAGCTTTCGGGTGGATGACTTCATCGCAGGACTGATCGGCG GAGGCTCCAGCGTGGTCGTGGGCCATCCGCTGGACACGGTGAAG ACGCGGCTCCAGGCGGGTACAGGCTACAGGAACACTCTCCACTGCATCCTCACCATCTACAGGAAGGAAACG gTCATGGGGTTCTTTAAGGGCATGTCTTTCCCACTGGCCAGCAACACCATCTACAACTCAGTGGTGTTCGGCTTCTTCAGCAACACACAGAGACTTATAAGCCAGTATCGCTATGGCGACGGGCGGCACCCCTGCGGCATGGTGGACCTGACTGTGGCCAGCATGCTGACCGGTCTGATGTCGGTGGGCCTGGGAGCCCCGGTGGACCTGGTCAAGATCAGACTGCAAATGCAGACGCAGACGGTTCGAGCAG AGAACTTAAACCTCGCCGGCAACGTGTCCAATGGCTCCAACATCCCTCTGCGCTCCATCAACATGCCCAGCCAGAGACTCTACCGAGGCCCCATCCACTGCATCAGCAGCATCCTGCAGACCGAGGGCCTGCAGGGCCTGTACAGGGGCGCCGGCGCCATGATCCTCAGGGACGTTCCCGGGTACACGCTCTACTTCATCCCGTACACCATCTTCTGCAACCTGATGAAGCCCGACAGCACGTCAAGCATTCACCCTGGTTCCATCTGGCTGGCTGGAGGTCTGGCAG gGTCCATCTCCTGGGTCACGGCGACGCCGGCCGATGTGGTGAAGAGCCGACTGCAGGCCGACGCTCAGCTGCAGAGGAAGTACAAAGGCATCGTACACTGCATCGTCCAGAGCTACAAGACAGAGGGAGCACAG GTTTTCTTTCGCGGAGCGTCGGTCAACGCCATCCGAGGCTTCCCGATGAGCTCCACCATGTTCCTGACCTACGAACTCTCACTGAAGTTCTTCAGGAGTCTCTAG